A single region of the Nocardioides aquaticus genome encodes:
- a CDS encoding YidH family protein, which yields MSEPDYRFTLANERTFLAWVRTSLGLVAAALFVLHLIERDLVSLLLAFLLLASAAGSMVGGFLRYRAVEAAMRAGRPLPAARVTTAMAVAGVLVVVAVGASAFV from the coding sequence GTGAGCGAGCCCGACTACCGCTTCACGCTGGCCAACGAGCGGACCTTCCTGGCCTGGGTCCGCACCAGCCTCGGACTGGTCGCGGCCGCGCTCTTCGTCCTGCACCTGATCGAGCGCGACCTCGTCTCGCTGCTGCTGGCGTTCCTGCTGCTGGCGAGCGCGGCCGGCTCGATGGTCGGCGGGTTCCTGCGCTACCGCGCCGTCGAGGCCGCGATGCGGGCCGGGCGGCCGCTCCCCGCCGCCCGGGTCACCACCGCGATGGCGGTCGCGGGCGTGCTGGTGGTCGTCGCCGTCGGCGCCTCGGCGTTCGTGTGA
- the msrA gene encoding peptide-methionine (S)-S-oxide reductase MsrA, whose translation MFGRDKSSLPEPGKALAGRPERPWHLATQHAVLDAPLVTDEVPAGHEVAIFGLGCFWGAEEAYWGLDGVYSTSVGYAGGETPHPSYEEVCSGRTGHTEAVRVVFDPSRVAFADLVKRFFEIHDPTQGMRQGNDVGTQYRSAIYWTTPAQEETARELTKVYGAELERRRLGSITTEIKPAPEYYYAEDPHQQYLAKNPFGYRCHANTGVRFPQTA comes from the coding sequence GTGTTCGGACGCGACAAGTCCTCCCTCCCCGAGCCCGGCAAGGCCCTGGCCGGCCGGCCCGAGCGGCCCTGGCACCTGGCCACGCAGCACGCCGTGCTCGACGCGCCGCTGGTGACCGACGAGGTCCCGGCCGGCCACGAGGTCGCCATCTTCGGCCTGGGCTGCTTCTGGGGCGCCGAGGAGGCGTACTGGGGCCTGGACGGCGTGTACTCGACCTCGGTCGGCTACGCCGGCGGGGAGACCCCGCACCCCTCGTACGAGGAGGTCTGCTCGGGGCGCACCGGGCACACCGAGGCCGTCCGGGTCGTGTTCGACCCCTCCCGCGTCGCCTTCGCCGACCTGGTGAAGCGGTTCTTCGAGATCCACGACCCGACCCAGGGCATGCGCCAGGGCAACGACGTCGGCACGCAGTACCGCTCGGCGATCTACTGGACCACGCCCGCGCAGGAGGAGACCGCGCGCGAGCTGACGAAGGTCTACGGCGCCGAGCTCGAGCGTCGGCGCCTGGGCTCGATCACCACCGAGATCAAGCCGGCCCCGGAGTACTACTACGCCGAGGACCCGCACCAGCAGTACCTGGCGAAGAACCCCTTCGGCTACCGCTGCCACGCCAACACCGGCGTGCGGTTCCCGCAGACCGCCTGA
- a CDS encoding cystathionine gamma-synthase, with amino-acid sequence MSEQQQGNQSEKAGFETRAIHAGYEPDPSTGAVIPPIFATSTYKQDGVGGLRGGYEYSRSANPTRTALEGNLAALEEGERAFAFASGLAAEDTLVRATCRPGDHVVIPDDAYGGTYRLFDKVEQSWGVEHTPAAVSDVEAVRAAIRPGVTKLVWCETPTNPLLNVGDIEALAAVAHDAGALLVVDNTFASPYLQQPLTLGADVVVHSTTKYAGGHSDVVGGALVVRDLDLAEQVAFHQNAIGAVAGPFDAWLVLRGLKTLAVRMERHCDNAEQVVAMLEAHPAVTQVIYPGLPDHPGHAVAARQMKRFGGMVSFRVAGGVEAALAVCEGTEVFTLGESLGGVESLIEHPGRMTHASVSGTALEVPEDLVRLSVGIETAADLLADLERALELSQRSR; translated from the coding sequence GTGAGCGAGCAGCAGCAGGGGAACCAGTCCGAGAAGGCCGGGTTCGAGACCCGCGCCATCCACGCCGGCTACGAGCCCGACCCGAGCACGGGGGCGGTGATCCCGCCGATCTTCGCGACGTCGACCTACAAGCAGGACGGCGTCGGCGGCCTGCGCGGCGGGTACGAGTACTCGCGCTCGGCCAACCCCACGCGGACCGCGCTCGAGGGCAACCTGGCCGCGCTCGAGGAGGGGGAGCGGGCCTTCGCGTTCGCCTCCGGGCTGGCCGCGGAGGACACCCTGGTCCGCGCCACCTGCCGGCCCGGCGACCACGTCGTGATCCCCGACGACGCCTACGGCGGCACGTACCGGCTCTTCGACAAGGTCGAGCAGTCCTGGGGCGTCGAGCACACGCCCGCCGCGGTGTCCGACGTCGAGGCCGTCCGCGCCGCGATCCGCCCGGGGGTCACGAAGCTGGTGTGGTGCGAGACCCCGACCAACCCGCTGCTGAACGTCGGTGACATCGAGGCGCTGGCCGCGGTCGCCCACGACGCCGGGGCGCTGCTGGTCGTCGACAACACCTTCGCCTCGCCCTACCTCCAGCAGCCGCTGACGCTCGGCGCCGACGTCGTCGTGCACTCGACGACGAAGTACGCCGGCGGCCACTCCGACGTCGTCGGCGGTGCGCTCGTCGTGCGCGACCTCGACCTGGCCGAGCAGGTCGCCTTCCACCAGAACGCGATCGGTGCGGTCGCGGGCCCCTTCGACGCCTGGCTGGTGCTGCGCGGCCTCAAGACGCTCGCGGTCCGGATGGAGCGCCACTGCGACAACGCCGAGCAGGTGGTGGCGATGCTCGAGGCGCACCCGGCCGTCACCCAGGTGATCTACCCCGGCCTGCCCGACCACCCCGGCCACGCCGTCGCCGCGCGTCAGATGAAGCGGTTCGGCGGGATGGTCTCCTTCCGCGTCGCCGGCGGGGTCGAGGCCGCGCTCGCGGTCTGCGAGGGCACCGAGGTGTTCACCCTCGGCGAGAGCCTCGGCGGCGTCGAGTCGCTGATCGAGCACCCCGGCCGGATGACCCACGCCAGCGTCAGCGGGACCGCGCTCGAGGTGCCCGAGGACCTGGTCCGCCTCAGCGTCGGCATCGAGACCGCCGCCGACCTCCTGGCCGACCTCGAGCGCGCGCTCGAGCTCTCCCAGCGGTCCCGGTGA